In a single window of the Acyrthosiphon pisum isolate AL4f chromosome X, pea_aphid_22Mar2018_4r6ur, whole genome shotgun sequence genome:
- the LOC100572616 gene encoding MARVEL domain-containing protein 1, with protein sequence MADPGFPSQHTTTTTVTNTEIISNLRYDNAYLYTLEGKLKIAQIVFVLLSLIAVSFSTYSMWYQNSAVTSISMFGFWFSLFMLVFYIFHVVECFYKIPWLKIEMIFDVCWPILYLLSASSAAAYTGLHFSYMISLLFGFAAMFAYGYDALLKYQAIQRGEIAQGNIAVHKQTTTSTASY encoded by the exons atgGCTGATCCCGGATTTCCAAGTCAACATACTACAACTACTACAGTTACAAATACAGAAATTATCTCAAACCTGAGATATGACAATGCATATCTATACACACTAGaaggaaaattgaaaattgctcaaatt gtgtttgTTTTATTAAGTCTTATCGCAGTGTCATTCTCTACATACAGTATGTGGTATCAAAACAGCGCTGTCACATCAATATCAATGTTTGGATTTTGGTTTTCTTTATTCATGTTGGTATTCTATATATTTCATGTAGttgaatgtttttataaaataccatgGCTTAAAATT gaGATGATTTTTGATGTTTGTTGGCCAATACTTTACCTTTTATCAGCATCCTCTGCAGCGGCTTATACTGGTTTGCATTTCAGCTACATGATAAGTttg ttatttgGATTTGCTGCAATGTTTGCGTATGGATATGATGCTTTATTGAAATATCAAGCAATACAACGTGGAGAAATTGCACAAGGAAATATAGCAGTTCATAAACAAACAACCACATCAACAGCATCATACtga
- the LOC100168997 gene encoding signal recognition particle 9 kDa protein, producing the protein MYLKTWKEFETASYNLLLKDPTRVRCTMKYCHSESTVQLKVTDDISCLQFKTSDIQNVKKIEVFYATIMKQITSNEL; encoded by the exons atgtatctaaagACATGGAAAGAATTCGAGACCGCCTCGTACAATCTGCTCCTCAAAGATCCGACCAGG gtCAGATGCACTATGAAATATTGTCATAGCGAATCAACTGTGCAGTTAAAAGTTACAGATGATATTTCG tgcTTACAGTTTAAAACTTCagatatacaaaatgtaaagaaaattgAAGTATTTTATGCTACAATTATGAAACAAATAACATCTAATGAACTTTGa